The following are from one region of the Hemibagrus wyckioides isolate EC202008001 linkage group LG24, SWU_Hwy_1.0, whole genome shotgun sequence genome:
- the LOC131345333 gene encoding glutamine-rich protein 2-like — protein sequence MQKSGREENKENQELKEDINMLKKEMETLQNQLNQCVTMEDMRAALVIERQNMLKELKDSITDTGFSDTSRGINVSPTLRDSLTNVSDGALSQVYSGVEQDPESPKALLDVVQLKETQKSLEARVVRLEGEIENMLEEFQVTVSQGRDNISGSEQQPHLQTADLRNEVQSLHEELQNVKQEMLALSEQKESSEKEMQDAQEAVLKLQAECEKLHRTTNKLLKHQKQGQSQTQELYKIMKERDEKMADKELTKIVEDIRADMQTLENKVLLHDTAAAKLKKKLRDLYCNFCDYKETCQNANEKIFQDLDCKVDRTDMDHLRKQLEVFRLRILMLHGQPSDDAAVFKKECLTKFNCLSCDRPVSMSTPGPSIPVLPKPPSVPAPKCNRRVRQWTNLDKSDERSSTEGSVEQTREEESCGSDERVHKEVRLTVTPPKEGKNSKQEDKVNHSQLLTSKRKTTKRLLPLREQLPKMELRCTDYSKQEDKVNHSQLLTSSRKTTKRLLPLREQLPKMELRCTDYSKQEDKVNHSQLLTSSRKTTKRLLPLREQLPKMELRCTGTGIKKEKQWYPKESLPENLRSRQK from the exons ATGCAAAAatcaggaagagaagagaataaagagaatcAGGAGCTCAAGGAGGACATAAACATGctgaagaaagaaatggagacaCTCCAAAATCAGCTTAATCAG TGTGTGACTATGGAAGACATGCGAGCGGCTCTCGTCATCGAGAGACAAAACATGTTGAAG GAACTGAAAGACAGCATCACTGACACCGGGTTCTCAGATACAAGTAGAGGGATTAATGTCTCTCCTACCCTAAGAGACTCTTTGACAAACGTATCTGATGGAGCCCTGTCCCAGGTCTACAGTGGGGTTGAGCAGGACCCAGAGTCACCCAAAGCTCTGCTGGACGTAGTTCAACTAAAGGAGACGCAGAAGAGCCTGGAGGCTCGTGTGGTGCGCCTGGAAG GAGAAATAGAAAATATGCTGGAGGAGTTTCAGGTGACAGTCAGCCAGGGCAGAGACAATATCAGTGGATCGGAGCAGCAGCCTCATCTGCAAACAGCTGACCTCAG GAATGAAGTGCAGAGCCTGCATGAGGAGCTCCAAAATGTGAAGCAGGAAATGCTGGCACTCAGCGAACAGAAGGAAAGCTCAGAGAAGGAAATGCAGGATGCACAGGAGGCTGTTCTGAAACTACAGGCTGAATGTGAGAAGCTCCACAGAACCACCAACAAGCTGCTGAAGCATCAGAAGCAGGGACAAAGTCAAACCCAG GAGCTGTACAAGATTATGAAGGAGCGGGATGAGAAGATGGCAGACAAGGAGCTCACAAAAATTGTTGAAGACATT AGAGCGGACATGCAGACACTGGAGAACAAGGTCCTCCTGCATGATACAGCAGCAGCCAAGCTGAAGAAGAAGTTACGGGATCTTTACTGCAACTTCTGTGACTATAAGGAGACCTGTCAAAATGCCAATGAGAAGATTTTCCAGGATCTAGACTGCAAG GTGGACCGCACTGACATGGATCATCTGAGGAAGCAGCTAGAGGTTTTCAGGTTGAGAATCCTCATGCTACACGGCCAACCCTCAGATGATGCTGCTGTCTTCAAGAA AGAGTGTTTGACAAAGTTCAACTGCCTCTCCTGTGATCGTCCTGTCAGCATGAGTACTCCTGGACC ATCCATTCCGGTATTGCCTAAGCCTCCAAGTGTCCCCGCTCCAAAGTGCAACAGGAG GGTGAGGCAGTGGACTAACTTGGACAAGTCCGATGAGAGATCGTCTACAGAGGGGAGCGTGGAGCAAACCAGGGAGGAAGAGAGCTGTGGTTCTGATGAGCGAGTCCACAAGGAAGTGAGACTGACCGTCACCCCCCCCAAAGAAGGCAAGAACAGTAAACAGGAGGACAAGGTCAACCACAGTCAGCTGCTGACATCTAAAAGAAAAACGACTAAACGGCTGCTGCCATTACGAGAGCAGCTTCCCAAGATGGAGCTGCGTTGCACTG ACTACAGTAAACAGGAGGACAAGGTCAACCACAGTCAGCTGCTGACATCTAGCAGAAAAACGACTAAACGGCTGCTGCCATTACGAGAGCAGCTTCCCAAGATGGAGCTGCGTTGCACTG ACTACAGTAAACAGGAGGACAAGGTCAACCACAGTCAGCTGCTGACATCTAGCAGAAAAACGACTAAACGGCTGCTGCCATTACGAGAGCAGCTTCCCAAGATGGAGCTGCGTTGCACTG GTACAGGCATAAAGAAGGAAAAGCAATGGTACCCTAAGGAATCCTTGCCAGAGAATCTACGTTCCCGACAGAAATAA